In Spirosoma aureum, a single genomic region encodes these proteins:
- a CDS encoding hybrid sensor histidine kinase/response regulator transcription factor, with the protein MRLVFFLFILIPFTLFAQPKGWQELTISNGLSQGMIFDLKQDQKGFLWIATKDGLNRYDGHNFKAFTHDPYNDYSISDNACSALLLDRHGRLWIGTLNKGLNLYDDRTQRFYHITLGDQSPTKANNYEIQLLDEDPEGNIWVSTSVGGSFKIQLPASLQHGFPDQANFTKQIQLISLRLSSDQINQPHFHFSFKANGQGITGVDNGVYAFNWRKPASFSKLNLFVGETPTIFEIYEDPIQDFLFVSTSQQIKCWHRGHSKTITLPNSSSYGVRIKPIDKNTLAITTVSHLWLLSASQLFAKDSLTIGDSFVEFPPNLFAITTVLQDRTGNIWAGTSGYGLRKFNPRVKQFHSYLPKTSLSQLFVDRQGRTYARYQFAYGQLDRSTDRLLPFLDERLPEADRRQRNIMQDRQGIFWVSNTHFKTHEHHLFKFSSTWQLLKKYPLPAGIEFGFWVNQTLEDPSGNLWIGAMKGKLLRFNPQTETFQVFSYLAQNETETYALLREPDGSFWIGTQQGLIKADHLLTKPTYVYYRNSTTNRQSLSNDFVSSLANDPSDPARYLWVGTKGGGLERLDKKTGQFEHFTEVQGLPNKVIYGILTDSFGHLWLSTNRGLSQFNPRTKQFRNYTQKDGLQDDEFNTGSFFKTASGELLFGGVNGLNSFRPSELAGASQSIPNVNIIGLKVNNKSVEAGGSDDLLTQGIEYARQLDLSHDQNLLTFEFGLMDYTNSDNNRYRYRLEGIDNDWVEAGTNRFANYAQLPGGKYVLAVMGSADGEVWSKPVELLIRIHPPFYRTWWAYLLYAIIIAMVGWQLYRFQTQRLLLEQQVVFEQKEASRLSELDALKTQFFTNISHEFRTPLTLILGPLSNRKNKLLNEPELSMMERNGHRLMTLINQLLDLSKLEAHELTAESEPGDIASFFRIMASSFSSLADSRSIQFSFAQSRSTYWVNFDRDKLEKIVTNLLSNAFKFTPNGHTVRMDVTYQNEGKAGFVTLRIEDTGIGIDSANLPKIFDRFYQVDSKYNRNYEGTGIGLALVNELVKVLQGSISVTSTESMGTTFTVRLPLVVLDESEHAPPVTTPPTANLSQRVPGPTASGTPIPTLVQEQALAPENVLLIIDDNADIRTYIRHIFEADFQVIEAEDGQDGLEKATAVTPTIVICDLMMPRLDGFGFCRILKSQEATSHIPVVMLTAKATLEDRLEGFELGADDYLTKPFNADEIRVRVRNLLDKQERLRHYFSHNLILSKTPPIPIRSQEETFLQKVREIIDRHLDDSSFGVDQLSQHMHLSSSQLLRKLKALTSLTTVEFLRQYRLERAAVLLAERSGTVSDVAYQVGFESLPYFTKVFQEQFGVLPSEYTT; encoded by the coding sequence ATGCGTCTGGTCTTCTTCCTCTTTATTCTTATTCCGTTTACTCTGTTTGCCCAGCCTAAAGGCTGGCAGGAGCTTACCATTTCGAATGGTCTGTCGCAGGGAATGATCTTCGATCTGAAACAGGATCAGAAAGGGTTTCTGTGGATAGCCACTAAAGACGGGCTCAATCGCTACGACGGACATAATTTCAAGGCGTTCACTCATGACCCTTATAATGACTATAGTATTTCCGACAACGCCTGTTCGGCTTTATTACTGGATAGACACGGACGGCTTTGGATTGGTACACTAAACAAAGGTCTTAATCTCTACGATGACCGTACCCAGCGATTTTACCACATTACGCTCGGTGATCAATCGCCAACAAAGGCCAACAATTATGAAATTCAATTGCTTGACGAAGATCCCGAAGGTAATATCTGGGTAAGCACTTCTGTAGGAGGGTCGTTCAAAATCCAGTTACCAGCATCGCTTCAGCATGGTTTCCCCGATCAGGCCAACTTTACAAAGCAAATCCAGCTAATTTCCCTTCGCCTGAGTAGCGACCAGATCAATCAACCCCACTTTCATTTCAGTTTTAAAGCCAATGGACAGGGAATAACCGGTGTGGATAATGGCGTGTATGCGTTTAATTGGCGTAAACCTGCTTCATTCTCGAAACTTAATCTGTTTGTCGGCGAGACGCCAACCATTTTTGAGATTTATGAAGATCCCATTCAGGATTTTCTGTTTGTCAGCACCAGCCAGCAAATCAAATGCTGGCATCGGGGCCATTCAAAAACGATTACGTTACCCAACTCGTCCTCCTATGGCGTACGTATCAAACCTATAGATAAAAACACCCTGGCCATCACAACGGTCAGTCACTTGTGGCTATTGTCAGCTTCGCAACTGTTCGCGAAAGATAGCCTGACTATTGGCGATTCGTTTGTGGAGTTTCCCCCGAATTTGTTCGCGATTACTACTGTCCTCCAGGATAGGACGGGTAATATCTGGGCAGGAACCAGTGGCTACGGTCTCCGAAAATTTAATCCTCGCGTAAAACAGTTTCATTCATACCTGCCCAAGACATCCCTGTCGCAGCTGTTTGTCGATCGGCAGGGACGGACGTATGCCCGCTATCAATTCGCCTATGGACAGCTGGATCGGTCAACGGATCGGCTGTTGCCGTTTTTAGATGAGCGCCTTCCGGAGGCCGACAGACGGCAGCGCAATATCATGCAGGATCGACAGGGCATTTTCTGGGTGTCTAATACGCATTTTAAAACCCACGAACATCACCTGTTCAAATTCTCCAGTACGTGGCAACTGCTCAAAAAATATCCGCTGCCTGCCGGAATAGAATTCGGTTTTTGGGTCAATCAAACACTCGAAGACCCATCCGGAAACCTTTGGATCGGAGCCATGAAAGGGAAGTTGCTGCGATTTAATCCACAGACAGAAACGTTTCAGGTATTCAGCTACCTGGCTCAGAATGAAACGGAAACCTACGCCCTGTTGCGGGAGCCCGACGGATCATTCTGGATCGGTACGCAGCAGGGGCTCATTAAAGCCGACCATCTGCTAACAAAACCGACGTATGTATATTATAGAAACTCGACCACGAATCGGCAGAGTTTAAGCAATGACTTTGTATCCAGCCTGGCCAATGATCCCAGCGACCCTGCCCGCTATTTATGGGTGGGTACGAAAGGAGGGGGGCTTGAGCGACTCGATAAGAAGACCGGGCAATTCGAACACTTTACCGAAGTGCAGGGGTTGCCTAATAAAGTGATCTACGGAATTTTAACAGATTCATTTGGCCATCTCTGGCTAAGCACCAACCGGGGGTTATCGCAGTTCAACCCCAGAACAAAACAGTTCCGTAACTATACCCAGAAAGACGGGCTTCAGGACGATGAATTTAATACGGGCTCCTTTTTCAAAACCGCGTCGGGCGAATTACTGTTTGGTGGTGTCAATGGCCTGAACAGTTTTCGACCCTCCGAACTCGCAGGAGCAAGCCAATCAATACCCAATGTGAATATTATTGGGCTGAAGGTAAATAATAAATCCGTTGAGGCCGGAGGATCGGATGACCTGCTGACGCAGGGAATAGAATATGCCCGGCAACTCGACCTGTCGCATGACCAAAACCTGCTTACGTTCGAGTTCGGGCTGATGGATTACACCAATTCTGACAACAATCGGTATCGCTACCGGCTGGAGGGAATCGACAACGATTGGGTGGAGGCTGGAACGAATCGCTTTGCCAATTACGCTCAGCTACCTGGCGGCAAGTACGTGCTGGCGGTGATGGGTTCGGCGGATGGCGAAGTCTGGAGCAAACCCGTTGAACTCCTGATTCGAATTCATCCGCCATTCTATCGAACCTGGTGGGCTTATTTACTGTATGCGATAATAATTGCGATGGTGGGCTGGCAACTCTACCGGTTCCAGACCCAGCGACTATTACTTGAGCAGCAGGTTGTTTTTGAGCAGAAAGAAGCCAGTCGATTGTCGGAGCTGGATGCGCTCAAAACGCAGTTTTTTACCAACATATCCCACGAGTTTCGAACTCCGCTCACGTTGATTCTGGGCCCATTGAGTAATCGAAAAAACAAACTACTCAATGAGCCCGAATTGTCGATGATGGAGCGAAACGGTCATCGGCTGATGACCCTGATCAATCAACTGCTGGATTTGAGCAAACTGGAAGCTCACGAATTGACTGCCGAATCGGAGCCAGGTGACATTGCATCCTTTTTTCGGATTATGGCCAGTTCATTCAGTTCGCTGGCCGATAGCCGTTCCATTCAATTCAGTTTTGCCCAGAGCCGATCCACTTACTGGGTGAATTTTGACCGGGATAAGCTGGAAAAAATTGTGACGAACCTGCTCTCCAACGCCTTTAAATTTACCCCCAATGGGCATACGGTACGCATGGACGTTACGTATCAGAATGAAGGTAAAGCGGGTTTTGTGACGCTACGGATTGAAGATACGGGTATTGGCATCGACTCGGCCAATCTGCCCAAAATCTTTGATCGGTTTTATCAGGTCGATAGTAAGTACAACCGGAACTATGAAGGAACAGGAATCGGCCTGGCGTTGGTCAATGAGTTGGTGAAGGTTCTACAGGGCTCGATCTCGGTAACCAGCACCGAAAGCATGGGAACAACATTTACAGTTCGTTTACCATTGGTGGTACTGGATGAATCAGAACATGCCCCACCTGTTACGACCCCACCCACGGCTAATCTATCCCAACGGGTGCCTGGACCGACAGCATCTGGCACTCCAATACCAACTCTGGTCCAGGAACAGGCGCTGGCTCCTGAAAATGTGTTACTGATCATCGACGATAATGCGGATATAAGGACCTATATACGGCATATTTTTGAGGCAGATTTTCAGGTGATCGAAGCCGAAGATGGACAGGATGGGCTGGAAAAAGCAACGGCCGTAACGCCCACAATTGTTATCTGCGACCTGATGATGCCTCGACTGGATGGATTCGGCTTTTGCCGGATACTGAAAAGCCAGGAAGCTACCAGCCACATTCCGGTGGTGATGCTGACGGCTAAAGCTACCCTCGAAGATCGCCTGGAAGGTTTTGAACTGGGGGCCGACGATTACCTGACGAAGCCCTTCAATGCCGACGAGATCCGGGTACGCGTTCGTAACCTGCTCGATAAACAGGAGCGGTTACGGCACTATTTTAGTCATAACCTCATCCTTTCGAAAACTCCGCCGATCCCTATCCGCTCGCAGGAAGAAACGTTCCTTCAAAAGGTCCGTGAAATAATCGACCGCCATCTGGACGACAGTAGCTTCGGCGTTGACCAATTGAGTCAGCATATGCACCTGAGTTCGTCACAACTACTCCGTAAACTCAAGGCATTGACCAGTCTGACCACCGTAGAATTTTTGCGGCAGTATCGGCTGGAGCGAGCTGCCGTTTTGCTGGCAGAACGGTCAGGGACCGTCTCTGATGTTGCCTATCAGGTAGGGTTCGAGAGCCTGCCCTATTTTACGAAGGTGTTTCAGGAACAGTTTGGCGTACTTCCTTCTGAGTATACTACATAG
- a CDS encoding GNAT family N-acetyltransferase, which yields MLIRTFKSTDTDQLLTAFRKNIPTAFGVNELDEYAEFLRTNTDPYFVADHDGQVVGACGHYITSDGQVSRICWILTDPDAKGLGIGTALLAHNLRLIRQRSGSQLVECRTSQVAYQFFEKSGFQLQYTVPNVWAPGLDLYFMTLSLQ from the coding sequence ATGTTGATCCGTACTTTTAAAAGCACCGATACCGACCAATTGCTAACTGCGTTCCGCAAGAACATACCAACAGCATTTGGTGTAAATGAACTGGATGAGTACGCCGAATTTCTCCGAACAAATACGGATCCTTATTTCGTGGCCGACCACGACGGGCAAGTGGTTGGTGCCTGTGGCCACTATATAACCTCGGATGGACAGGTTAGCCGGATTTGCTGGATTCTTACCGATCCGGATGCGAAGGGTTTAGGAATTGGGACAGCCTTATTAGCGCATAACCTTAGGCTTATTCGCCAGCGATCAGGTAGTCAGCTTGTCGAATGCCGAACCTCTCAGGTCGCGTACCAATTTTTCGAGAAATCAGGTTTTCAGCTTCAGTATACCGTGCCTAATGTCTGGGCTCCGGGTCTTGATCTCTACTTCATGACACTCAGTTTGCAGTAA
- a CDS encoding universal stress protein, with amino-acid sequence MTNLLFPTDFSITSASALNWARLFAHKTGATITLLHVNQPMIPDSTLPTMGEPGLGVLAAQEVEQISQQRLQQLETDLKLEGLSVRTEWRIGLVDDEILDVAKEILADLIVMGRSDLSTFFDRLAGSAATDVADEAICPVLIVPIPPEGEPVRPAQVRTIAYAMQSKTTQSTVSEQTDSLIKAFDAQLSVLTDDQLDNAHTDLIVMQLYPQSGFLDNLLHPNHTARLIEKSTVPVLIYHK; translated from the coding sequence ATGACAAACCTGCTTTTTCCTACCGATTTTTCGATAACTTCTGCTTCAGCCCTCAACTGGGCACGGCTATTTGCTCACAAAACTGGTGCAACCATAACGCTGCTGCATGTCAATCAGCCTATGATTCCTGATTCGACCCTGCCAACGATGGGTGAACCTGGTCTGGGGGTGCTGGCTGCACAGGAAGTGGAACAGATTAGCCAACAGCGATTACAGCAACTCGAAACCGATTTAAAACTGGAAGGACTATCGGTGCGAACAGAATGGCGGATCGGCTTAGTCGATGACGAAATACTGGATGTCGCCAAAGAAATTTTGGCCGATCTGATTGTGATGGGTCGAAGCGATTTAAGCACATTTTTCGATCGGCTGGCGGGTAGTGCCGCAACCGACGTCGCCGACGAAGCCATTTGTCCGGTGTTAATTGTGCCGATTCCGCCCGAAGGAGAACCTGTTCGACCGGCTCAGGTACGAACAATTGCCTACGCCATGCAGTCGAAAACCACGCAAAGTACAGTATCTGAACAAACAGACTCGCTGATCAAGGCCTTTGATGCACAGCTTTCGGTTTTAACGGACGATCAACTCGATAACGCACATACTGACCTGATCGTCATGCAGCTATATCCGCAGTCGGGTTTTCTGGATAACCTGCTCCATCCGAATCATACCGCGCGTCTGATCGAAAAATCGACAGTACCCGTACTCATCTATCATAAGTAG
- a CDS encoding SPFH domain-containing protein: MSFLGIFAVLAIIIIYLSIVIVQQGTVAVVTIFGKYARVLGPGLNFKIPFIEVIYRRISIQNRSVELAFQAITADQANVNFKAMLVYSVLNQGEETIKNVAFKFIDEASFMQALIRTIEGSIRSFVATKRQSEILALRSEIIEHVKAQLDTLLESWGYHLTDLQLNDIAFDEVIMRSMAQVVASSNLRAAAENEGQALLITKTKAAEAEGNAIKISAEAEKTASQLRGQGVALFREEVAKGMAESAKVMTEANLDASLILFSIWTEAIKHFAENGNGNVIFLDGSTEGMDKTMKQLLAVEKMNSGSGTGRIITPPEELKK, translated from the coding sequence ATGAGCTTTTTAGGCATTTTTGCCGTCCTGGCAATCATTATCATTTATTTGTCCATCGTTATCGTGCAACAGGGTACGGTGGCTGTTGTAACAATTTTCGGGAAATATGCCCGTGTTCTGGGGCCGGGTCTGAATTTTAAAATTCCATTTATTGAGGTTATTTACCGACGTATTTCTATTCAGAATCGCTCCGTCGAACTGGCTTTCCAGGCAATCACGGCCGATCAGGCAAACGTGAATTTTAAAGCAATGCTGGTCTATTCGGTACTGAATCAGGGCGAAGAAACCATCAAAAATGTTGCCTTCAAATTTATCGATGAAGCTTCATTTATGCAGGCGTTGATTCGAACCATCGAAGGATCGATCCGTAGCTTTGTCGCCACCAAACGCCAGTCAGAAATTCTGGCACTACGTTCTGAAATCATCGAACACGTTAAGGCTCAGCTCGATACGCTTCTTGAAAGCTGGGGTTACCACCTCACTGATCTGCAATTGAATGACATTGCCTTCGATGAGGTAATTATGCGGTCGATGGCGCAGGTAGTGGCTTCCTCCAATTTAAGAGCAGCTGCCGAAAACGAAGGCCAGGCCTTGCTTATTACAAAAACGAAAGCCGCTGAAGCTGAAGGGAATGCCATCAAAATCTCGGCTGAGGCCGAAAAAACAGCTTCTCAGTTGCGCGGTCAGGGTGTTGCCCTGTTCCGGGAAGAAGTAGCGAAGGGGATGGCCGAATCGGCTAAGGTCATGACCGAGGCTAATCTGGATGCATCACTGATTCTATTCTCAATCTGGACCGAGGCAATCAAGCATTTTGCCGAAAATGGCAATGGTAACGTCATTTTTCTGGATGGGTCAACTGAAGGCATGGACAAAACCATGAAACAGTTACTGGCTGTCGAGAAAATGAATAGCGGTAGCGGAACAGGCCGGATTATAACCCCACCAGAAGAATTAAAAAAGTAG
- a CDS encoding MFS transporter, translating into MKKSLLPLAIGGFGIGMTEFVMMGILPDIASALRISIPVAGHLISAYALGVVLGAPLLVGIAGNYPPKKILLGLMAIFTFCNILSAFAPNYETMMITRLLSGLPHGAFFGVGAVVASRLAGKGKEAQAISMMFAGLTIANIIGVPLGTYIGHTMSWRITFVVIAAVGLITMFCIQKLLPVMPVVGESNLRKDLKLFTHVEPWLILGITAIGTGGLFAWFSYIAPLLTEVAHFSSDQITWILVLAGLGMAVGNLIAGRMADFISPIKATALFLLLMVICLLLVYAVAPFKVPLLIMTFITGAIAFSLGAPIQILMIRASNGSEMLASSVSQAGFNIGNALGAYLGGIPIAAGLGYSSPQLVGAMLAFTGFVLAMMAYFRQKSVVNYELAPGN; encoded by the coding sequence ATGAAAAAGAGTTTATTGCCTCTCGCCATCGGAGGCTTCGGCATTGGAATGACCGAATTTGTCATGATGGGCATTCTGCCTGATATTGCGAGTGCACTACGCATCTCGATTCCCGTTGCTGGTCATTTAATCTCGGCTTATGCACTTGGTGTCGTGTTAGGCGCTCCGTTGCTGGTTGGGATTGCCGGAAATTATCCCCCTAAAAAGATTCTACTCGGCCTGATGGCCATCTTTACCTTTTGTAATATCCTGTCGGCATTTGCACCCAATTATGAAACCATGATGATAACCCGGTTGTTATCGGGGCTGCCTCATGGTGCGTTCTTCGGGGTTGGTGCCGTAGTGGCGAGCCGATTAGCGGGTAAGGGCAAAGAAGCACAGGCCATTTCGATGATGTTTGCCGGGCTTACCATTGCCAATATTATTGGTGTGCCGCTGGGCACCTACATTGGTCATACCATGAGCTGGCGCATAACATTTGTGGTTATTGCGGCTGTTGGGCTGATCACCATGTTCTGCATCCAGAAACTGCTTCCAGTTATGCCGGTCGTAGGCGAATCCAATCTTCGCAAAGACCTTAAACTGTTCACCCATGTAGAACCCTGGCTGATTCTGGGCATTACGGCAATTGGTACAGGCGGACTATTTGCCTGGTTCAGTTATATTGCTCCCTTATTGACCGAAGTTGCTCATTTTAGCAGCGACCAGATCACCTGGATTCTGGTCCTGGCCGGTTTAGGGATGGCTGTGGGTAACCTGATCGCCGGGCGTATGGCTGACTTTATTTCGCCCATCAAGGCTACGGCCTTATTCCTGTTGCTGATGGTTATCTGTCTGTTGCTTGTCTATGCGGTTGCGCCTTTTAAGGTGCCGCTGCTGATCATGACCTTCATTACGGGAGCCATTGCTTTCTCGTTGGGTGCACCGATTCAGATTCTGATGATCCGCGCTTCCAATGGGTCAGAAATGCTGGCCTCATCGGTTAGTCAGGCGGGTTTCAATATCGGTAACGCGTTGGGCGCTTATCTCGGCGGTATACCAATTGCAGCCGGTTTAGGCTATTCATCTCCTCAATTGGTAGGAGCGATGCTGGCCTTTACCGGGTTTGTGCTGGCTATGATGGCCTACTTCCGGCAGAAGAGTGTCGTTAATTATGAATTAGCGCCCGGCAACTAG